One part of the Olleya sp. YS genome encodes these proteins:
- the leuC gene encoding 3-isopropylmalate dehydratase large subunit, which translates to MKKTLFDKVWDTHVVDTIKDGPQVLYIDKHLIHEVTSPQAFNELERRQIPIFRPNHTVATADHNTPTQNQHLPIKDELSRKQLQQLSENCKKNNITLYELGHQYNGIVHVMAPELGITQPGMTIVCGDSHTSTHGAFGTIAFGIGTSQVAQVFASQCLLLTKPKSLRVSVNGKLKNGVLPKDVILYIIAKLGTNAGTGYFCEYAGDVFENMSMEGRMTVCNMSIEMGARGGMIAPDQTTFDYVKGRKFAPSGKAFEDKVAYWKTLPTDEGASFDKEYFFDAEDIEPMVTYGTNPGMGIKVTQNIPTINDASFEKSLEYMDFKKGESLIDKPINFVFIGSCTNSRIEDFRVAANYIKGKQKANNVTAWLVPGSKQVEAQIIKEGLKDIFDEAGFELRQPGCSACLAMNEDKIPQGEYCVSTSNRNFEGRQGQGSRTILASPLVAAATAVEGRIVDVTKQLN; encoded by the coding sequence ATGAAGAAGACACTATTTGATAAAGTTTGGGATACTCATGTAGTCGATACTATTAAAGATGGACCACAAGTGCTGTATATTGACAAACATTTAATACATGAAGTCACAAGTCCACAAGCGTTTAATGAATTGGAACGACGACAGATTCCCATTTTTCGTCCCAACCATACCGTAGCGACTGCAGACCACAACACACCTACCCAAAATCAACACTTACCAATTAAAGACGAGTTATCTAGAAAACAACTTCAACAACTCTCTGAAAATTGCAAAAAAAATAACATTACACTTTACGAGCTTGGACATCAATACAATGGTATTGTTCATGTTATGGCACCAGAATTAGGTATCACACAACCTGGAATGACCATTGTTTGTGGTGACTCACATACCTCAACACATGGTGCATTTGGCACTATTGCGTTTGGTATAGGAACCAGTCAAGTGGCTCAAGTTTTTGCAAGTCAATGTTTATTGTTGACCAAACCAAAAAGTTTAAGAGTATCGGTTAATGGCAAATTAAAAAATGGCGTCTTACCTAAAGATGTCATTTTGTATATCATAGCTAAATTAGGCACCAATGCAGGTACAGGTTATTTCTGCGAGTATGCTGGAGATGTGTTTGAAAACATGTCTATGGAAGGTCGAATGACCGTTTGTAATATGAGTATCGAAATGGGTGCACGTGGAGGCATGATTGCACCAGATCAAACCACTTTTGATTATGTAAAAGGAAGAAAATTTGCGCCAAGCGGAAAAGCTTTTGAAGATAAAGTAGCCTATTGGAAAACCTTACCAACAGATGAAGGTGCCTCTTTTGACAAAGAATACTTTTTTGATGCTGAAGATATAGAACCAATGGTAACCTATGGTACCAATCCTGGAATGGGAATAAAAGTCACCCAAAACATCCCAACGATAAATGATGCTTCTTTTGAAAAATCTTTAGAGTACATGGATTTTAAAAAAGGTGAATCGTTGATTGATAAACCTATCAACTTTGTGTTTATTGGGAGTTGTACTAATTCTAGAATTGAAGATTTTAGAGTCGCTGCAAATTATATAAAAGGAAAGCAAAAAGCCAATAATGTAACTGCATGGTTAGTACCTGGAAGTAAACAAGTAGAAGCACAAATTATAAAAGAAGGTCTTAAGGATATTTTTGATGAAGCAGGTTTTGAATTACGTCAACCTGGTTGTAGCGCGTGTTTAGCGATGAATGAGGATAAGATTCCGCAAGGTGAATATTGCGTATCAACCAGTAACAGAAATTTTGAAGGTCGTCAAGGTCAAGGTTCTCGAACTATTTTGGCGAGTCCCTTAGTGGCTGCAGCAACTGCGGTTGAAGGGAGAATTGTGGACGTAACAAAACAATTGAATTAA
- a CDS encoding 2-isopropylmalate synthase, whose amino-acid sequence MSKEHIQIFDTTLRDGEQVPGCKLNTEQKVVIAKQLDILGVDVIEAGFPVSSPGDFKSVEAISKIVKNATVCGLTRAVKNDIKVASEALKFAKKPRIHTGIGTSDSHIKFKFNSNKQDIIKRAFDAVAYAKTFVEDVEFYAEDAGRTDNDYLARVCEAAIKAGATVLNIPDTTGYCLPSEYGAKMKYLMENVKGIENAILSCHCHNDLGLATANSIEGVINGARQIESTINGIGERAGNTALEEVVMVLKQHPYLNLDTNIDTTRLYGISQLVSDSMGIYTQPNKAIVGANAFAHSSGIHQDGVIKNRETYEIIDPKDVGVTESAIVLTARSGRAALAYRAKNVGYELTKLQLDDVYANFLTFADRKKEVNDNDIHQIIETSNVYQQIISA is encoded by the coding sequence ATGTCGAAAGAACACATTCAAATATTTGACACTACACTTCGGGATGGCGAACAAGTACCTGGTTGTAAATTAAACACCGAACAAAAAGTCGTCATCGCTAAACAGCTTGACATCTTAGGCGTCGATGTGATAGAAGCAGGCTTTCCCGTCTCAAGTCCAGGCGATTTTAAATCGGTTGAAGCTATTTCTAAAATTGTAAAAAATGCTACAGTATGCGGATTAACACGTGCTGTAAAAAACGATATTAAAGTTGCTTCAGAAGCTTTAAAATTTGCAAAAAAACCAAGAATCCACACAGGAATTGGTACTTCCGACTCTCATATAAAATTCAAATTCAATTCTAATAAACAAGATATTATCAAACGTGCATTTGATGCAGTTGCCTATGCAAAAACGTTTGTTGAAGATGTGGAGTTTTATGCTGAAGATGCAGGTCGCACAGACAATGATTATTTAGCAAGAGTTTGTGAAGCAGCTATTAAAGCTGGTGCAACCGTTTTAAATATTCCGGATACAACTGGTTATTGTTTACCAAGCGAGTATGGCGCAAAAATGAAATACCTAATGGAAAACGTAAAAGGTATTGAAAACGCCATTTTATCTTGTCATTGTCACAACGATTTAGGTTTAGCAACAGCTAACTCAATTGAAGGTGTTATTAATGGTGCACGACAAATTGAAAGTACCATAAACGGTATTGGAGAGCGTGCTGGAAATACCGCTTTAGAAGAAGTCGTTATGGTTTTAAAGCAGCATCCTTATTTAAATTTAGACACCAATATTGATACCACAAGATTATATGGTATAAGTCAGTTAGTAAGTGATAGTATGGGTATTTACACGCAACCAAATAAAGCTATTGTGGGTGCTAATGCATTTGCGCATAGCTCTGGAATTCATCAAGATGGTGTGATTAAAAACCGTGAAACGTATGAAATTATAGATCCTAAAGATGTTGGTGTCACAGAATCTGCAATTGTATTAACCGCTAGAAGCGGAAGAGCTGCTTTGGCGTACAGAGCTAAAAATGTTGGTTATGAGTTAACCAAATTGCAATTAGATGATGTCTATGCAAACTTTTTAACTTTTGCAGATAGAAAAAAGGAAGTTAACGATAATGATATTCATCAGATTATTGAAACAAGCAATGTGTACCAACAAATAATTAGTGCATAA
- a CDS encoding riboflavin synthase, which translates to MFTGIIETLGTVKQMSTSKGNLDITIACDITSQLKIDQSVAHNGVCLTVVRINNNEYTVTAIKETLDKTNIGDLKINAQVNIERAMKLGDRLDGHIVQGHVDQTAICIEAKETNGSWLYTFEYDPKLNNITIEKGSITVNGVSLTVVNSAKNSFSVAIIPYTFEHTNFKTFKIGTKVNLEFDVIGKYVKRLTELNV; encoded by the coding sequence ATGTTTACAGGAATAATTGAAACACTTGGTACAGTAAAACAGATGTCTACCTCAAAAGGTAATCTAGATATTACCATAGCTTGCGATATTACTAGTCAATTAAAAATTGATCAAAGTGTCGCGCATAATGGTGTGTGTTTGACCGTTGTTAGAATAAATAATAATGAATATACGGTAACTGCCATAAAAGAGACATTAGATAAAACCAATATTGGTGATTTAAAAATTAACGCCCAAGTAAATATTGAACGCGCTATGAAACTTGGCGATAGATTAGATGGTCATATTGTACAAGGTCATGTAGATCAAACTGCTATTTGTATTGAGGCTAAAGAGACTAACGGAAGTTGGTTGTATACTTTTGAGTATGACCCAAAATTAAATAATATTACTATTGAAAAAGGGTCTATAACTGTAAACGGAGTAAGTCTTACGGTTGTAAACTCTGCTAAAAACAGCTTTAGTGTTGCTATTATTCCATATACTTTTGAGCACACAAATTTTAAAACTTTTAAAATTGGCACTAAAGTGAATTTAGAGTTTGATGTAATTGGGAAATACGTAAAGCGCTTAACCGAGTTAAACGTTTGA